One Moorella sp. E308F DNA segment encodes these proteins:
- a CDS encoding NYN domain-containing protein translates to MPDVLIVDGYNFLYSWPELVRLKEESSFAHARDKLIAELINYQAYWGGQVIVVFDAHRVSGSGEKKEKIGGVEIIYSQEGETADAVIEKLVRNLNTQGQVYVATSDAAEQRMILGGGALRLPVAELKAYIENARREMAREGQKGIQRNSIDGRLRGETLKVLENWRRR, encoded by the coding sequence GTGCCTGATGTGCTCATTGTTGACGGCTATAACTTTTTATATAGCTGGCCGGAATTAGTTAGGCTCAAAGAAGAGTCAAGTTTTGCCCATGCCCGCGATAAACTAATAGCAGAGTTGATTAATTACCAGGCCTACTGGGGAGGGCAGGTAATAGTTGTTTTTGACGCCCATCGGGTTTCCGGGTCAGGCGAAAAAAAGGAAAAAATTGGCGGGGTAGAGATAATTTATAGCCAGGAAGGAGAAACGGCTGATGCCGTCATCGAGAAACTTGTTAGGAACCTTAATACCCAGGGCCAGGTTTACGTAGCTACCTCCGATGCGGCTGAGCAGCGTATGATCCTGGGAGGCGGGGCTCTCCGTCTGCCGGTAGCCGAATTAAAGGCTTACATTGAAAACGCCCGCCGGGAGATGGCCAGGGAGGGGCAGAAGGGTATCCAGAGAAACTCCATCGACGGGCGCCTCCGGGGAGAAACCCTTAAAGTTCTGGAAAACTGGCGGCGCCGGTAG
- the rlmB gene encoding 23S rRNA (guanosine(2251)-2'-O)-methyltransferase RlmB, giving the protein MDDILAGRNPVREALRAGRPLHKILMAFPLEGRAISEILALARSQGVPVQRVDRSVLDRVAGARHQGVVALAAARSYVELEDLLSLAREKGEPPFLIMLDQVEDPHNLGAILRSAEAAGAHGIIIPRRRTAGLTPAVARAAAGALEYLPVARVTNLSQAIVKLKKEGLWVIGAEGDGTKDAFTSDFTVPLVLVLGSEGRGLSSLVRSHCDFIVRLPMRGRINSLNVAAAATVLMYEVVRQRYCCQV; this is encoded by the coding sequence ATGGACGATATTCTTGCCGGCCGCAACCCGGTCCGGGAAGCCCTGCGGGCCGGACGGCCTTTGCATAAGATTTTAATGGCTTTCCCGCTTGAAGGCAGGGCTATTAGCGAGATACTCGCCCTGGCCCGGAGCCAGGGCGTCCCTGTCCAGCGGGTGGACAGGTCGGTCCTGGATAGAGTGGCAGGTGCCCGGCACCAGGGAGTGGTAGCCCTGGCGGCGGCCAGGAGTTATGTCGAGCTTGAGGATCTCTTATCCCTGGCGCGGGAAAAGGGCGAGCCCCCTTTTTTAATCATGCTGGATCAGGTGGAAGATCCCCATAACCTGGGGGCCATTTTACGCTCCGCTGAAGCTGCCGGCGCCCATGGCATCATTATTCCCCGGCGGCGTACGGCAGGGTTGACACCAGCCGTGGCCCGGGCTGCTGCCGGGGCCCTGGAGTATCTCCCTGTAGCCAGGGTAACCAACCTGTCCCAGGCCATAGTTAAACTAAAGAAGGAAGGCCTCTGGGTTATTGGCGCCGAGGGCGATGGTACAAAGGATGCCTTTACCAGCGATTTTACTGTACCCCTGGTCCTGGTCTTGGGCAGCGAGGGCCGGGGTCTTTCTTCCCTGGTCAGATCCCACTGTGATTTTATCGTGAGACTGCCCATGCGCGGGAGAATTAATTCTTTAAATGTGGCTGCCGCAGCTACGGTTTTAATGTATGAGGTAGTGCGCCAGAGGTATTGCTGCCAGGTATGA